In Nerophis ophidion isolate RoL-2023_Sa linkage group LG03, RoL_Noph_v1.0, whole genome shotgun sequence, the following are encoded in one genomic region:
- the ptchd4 gene encoding patched domain-containing protein 1 — protein sequence MSLARALLRMLRQVIHGGLKASFYWLGLFVSRHPVFFLTVPAVLTIIFGSTLLSRFRPETDLERLVAPTHSLAKIERSLANSLFHVDQSTHRLYSDLHTPGRYGRLILQARSGGNILELAEQVLRVHRRVLELRASYRGFNYTFAHLCVLGPGGNSCRLDDIVSVLEDIRQAVLANSSFSKVVVSYPNTTLKDGRVSFIGHQLGGVSFSPNSRDQQVKFARAVQITYYLRNNGPAVQDAIAEVWENEFCALVSRLSTAGAPHGPDQLLIQSLTSFSLWRDFHQTGVLAKGEVLVSLVLVLLAATISSSMRDCLRGKPFLGLLGVLTICIANVTAAGIFFISDGKFNSTLLGIPFFAMGHGTKGVFELLAGWRRTRENLPFKERVADAFADVMVCYTMTSSLYIITFGMGASPFTNIESVKIFCQSMCVAVLVNYFYVFSFYGSCLVFAGQLEQNRYHSVFCCKIPSVEYLDRQPTWFKTMMSDGHDLSTHHDSVPYQNHFIQHFLREHYTEWITNTYVKPFVVILYLIYASFSFMGCLQISDGSNIVNLLASNSPSVSYALTQQKYFSNYSPVIGFYIYEPIEYWNATVQEHLKMLSHGFNKISWMDNFFHYLRVVNVSASTKGDFISILRGSFLQSLEYRHFTEDIIFSRNRDTSEYDIIASRMYLVARVTEKKREEVVELLEKLRPLMLINSIKFIAFNPTFVFMDRYSSSVISPILTSGFSVLTILILTLFLVINPLGNFWLILTVTSVELGVLGLMTLWNVGMDSISILCLIYTLNFAMDHCAPHLYTFVLATEHTRTQCIKLALEEHGAAILQNTSCFVIGIMPLVFVPSNLTYTLFKCSLLTAGCTALHCFVILPVFLTFFPPSKKRHKKKKRAKRKEREREREEIECIEVRENPDHVTNV from the exons ATGTCACTGGCGCGCGCGCTGCTGAGGATGCTGCGGCAAGTGATCCACGGAGGTCTGAAGGCGTCCTTCTACTGGCTGGGCTTGTTCGTCAGCAGACACCCGGTCTTCTTCCTCACCGTGCCCGCCGTGCTCACCATCATCTTCGGATCCACGCTGCTCAGCCGGTTCCGGCCGGAGACCGACCTGGAGCGGCTGGTGGCGCCCACCCACAGCCTGGCCAAGATCGAGCGCAGCCTGGCCAACAGCCTCTTCCACGTCGACCAGTCCACGCACCGCCTCTACTCCGACCTGCACACGCCCGGCAGGTACGGCCGCCTCATCCTGCAAGCCAGGTCCGGCGGCAACATCCTGGAGCTGGCCGAGCAGGTGCTGCGCGTCCACCGGCGGGTGCTGGAGCTGCGGGCGTCCTACCGGGGCTTCAACTACACCTTCGCCCACCTCTGCGTGCTCGGCCCCGGCGGCAACAGCTGCCGCCTGGACGACATCGTCTCCGTCCTGGAGGACATCCGCCAGGCGGTGCTCGCCAACAGCTCCTTCAGCAAGGTGGTGGTCAGCTACCCCAACACCACCCTCAAG GATGGCCGAGTGTCCTTCATTGGCCACCAGCTGGGAGGCGTGTCCTTCTCCCCCAATAGCCGGGATCAGCAGGTCAAGTTTGCCCGGGCTGTCCAGATTACCTACTACCTGCGCAACAACGGACCGGCGGTCCAGGATGCCATCGCAGAGGTCTGGGAAAATGAGTTCTGCGCCCTGGTCAGTCGGCTGTCCACAGCCGGAGCTCCCCACGGACCCGACCAACTCCTGATTCAGTCCCTCACGTCCTTCAGCCTATGGCGGGACTTCCATCAGACCGGCGTTCTGGCCAAAGGCGAGGTGTTGGTTAGTCTGGTGTTGGTCCTCCTGGCGGCCACCATATCCAGCTCCATGCGGGACTGTTTGAGGGGGAAACCCTTCCTGGGCCTCCTGGGGGTTTTGACCATCTGCATCGCCAACGTGACCGCCGCAGGGATCTTCTTCATATCGGATGGGAAGTTCAACTCCACACTTCTGGGGATTCCGTTCTTCGCAATGG GCCACGGAACCAAGGGGGTGTTCGAGCTCCTGGCCGGCTGGAGGAGGACCAGGGAAAACCTGCCCTTCAAGGAGCGCGTGGCCGACGCCTTTGCCGACGTGATGGTGTGCTACACCATGACCAGCTCGCTCTACATCATCACCTTCGGCATGGGAGCCAGCCCCTTCACCAACATCGAGTCGGTCAAGATCTTCTGCCAGAGCATGTGCGTGGCCGTCTTGGTCAACTACTTCTACGTCTTCTCCTTCTACGGATCCTGCCTGGTGTTCGCCGGACAGCTGGAGCAGAACCGCTACCACAGCGTTTTCTGCTGCAAAATCCCCTCGGTGGAGTACCTGGACCGCCAGCCCACGTGGTTCAAAACCATGATGAGCGACGGCCACGACCTGTCCACGCACCACGACAGCGTTCCCTACCAGAACCACTTCATCCAGCACTTCCTGCGCGAGCACTACACCGAGTGGATCACCAACACCTACGTCAAGCCCTTCGTGGTCATTCTCTACCTCATCTACGCTTCCTTCTCATTCATGGGGTGTTTACAAATCAGTGACGGCTCCAACATCGTCAACCTTCTGGCCAGCAACTCCCCCAGCGTGTCCTACGCGCTGACTCAGCAAAAGTACTTCAGCAACTACAGCCCCGTGATCGGCTTCTACATCTACGAGCCCATCGAGTACTGGAACGCCACGGTGCAGGAGCACCTGAAGATGCTGAGCCACGGATTCAACAAGATCTCCTGGATGGACAACTTCTTCCACTACCTGCGGGTGGTGAACGTGAGCGCCTCCACCAAGGGCGACTTCATCAGCATCCTCCGAGGCTCCTTCCTGCAGAGCCTGGAGTACCGGCACTTCACGGAGGACATCATCTTCTCCAGGAACCGCGACACCAGCGAGTACGACATCATCGCCTCGCGCATGTACTTGGTGGCCCGTGTTACGGAGAAGAAGCGGGAGGAGGTGGTGGAGCTACTGGAGAAGCTCCGCCCGTTGATGCTGATCAACAGCATCAAGTTCATCGCCTTCAACCCGACCTTCGTGTTCATGGACCGCTACAGTTCCTCCGTCATCTCCCCCATCCTCACCTCGGGGTTCAGTGTGCTCACCATCCTCATCCTCACCCTCTTCCTGGTCATCAACCCCCTGGGGAACTTCTGGCTGATCCTCACCGTCACCTCGGTGGAGCTGGGCGTCCTGGGTCTGATGACTCTCTGGAACGTCGGCATGGACAGCATCTCAATCCTGTGCCTTATTTATACCCTCAACTTCGCCATGGATCACTGTGCGCCGCATCTGTACACCTTCGTGCTGGCCACCGAGCACACCAGGACTCAGTGCATCAAGCTGGCTCTGGAGGAGCACGGGGCGGCTATCTTGCAGAACACGTCCTGCTTCGTGATCGGCATCATGCCTTTGGTCTTCGTGCCTTCCAACCTGACCTACACGCTGTTCAAGTGCTCGCTGCTGACGGCCGGCTGCACCGCCCTCCACTGCTTCGTCATCCTGCCCGTCTTCCTCACCTTCTTCCCGCCGTCCAAGAAGAGACACAAGAAGAAGAAACGGGCCAAGCGGAAAGAGCGGGAGCGGGAACGCGAGGAGATAGAGTGCATCGAGGTCCGAGAGAACCCCGACCACGTGACTAACGTCTGA